Genomic segment of Candidatus Eisenbacteria bacterium:
CCGGATGGCCGGGATCGTTCGCGCGGATCTTCTTCGGATCGGTGTAGGCGGTCCTCACCTTGGCCGCGATCGTCTCCGGAGAATCCGAAAGATAGATCGCGTTGTCCAGCGACTTGCTCATCCGCCGGCCGTCGAGCCCGGGGACGCGCGCGAACTGGGTCAGCTTCGGCGCCGGAATCGGGAAGACCTCGCCGTAGAGGCTGTTGAATTTGCGCGCGATCTCGCGCGTCATCTCGATGTGGGGCACCTGGTCCTCTCCTACCGGAACGAGGTTGGCTTTGTAGAGCAGAATGTCGGCCGCCTGAAGCACCGGGTATCCCAAGTGGCCGTAGCTCACCGTTTCTTCCAGGTGGAGGTCCCGAACCTGCTCTTTCACCGTCGGATTCCTCTCGAGGCGGCTCGTCGTCACCAGCATCGAGAAAAGCAGGTGTAGCTCCGCGTGCTCCTTGACGTGCGATTGGATGAAAACCGGGCTCTTCTCCGGATCGATTCCGGCCGCGAGCCAGTCGGTCACCATCTCGAGCGTGTTCGGCCCGATCTCCTCGACGTGCTCGTAGTCGGTCGTCAGGGCGTGCCAGTCGGCCACCATGTGGAGGTTCTCGCAGGTGCCCTGCAGCTCCACCCAGTTCTGGAGCGCCCCCAGGTAATTTCCCAGGTGGAGCCTCCCCGTGGGGCGCATCCCGCTCAGGATGCGCGGCTTCTTGCCGCTTCCGGCGGCCTTGGGTTCGATCAGAGCACTCCCCCTGTGAAGAATCCTCCGAGAATGTAGACGAACGGCGTGACGATGTAGCTGAAGAGGTTCACCCCGGTCGTCATTCCGAGCACGACGATGCCCAGGAGCACGAACGGCCCCACCCGGTCGAACTCGCGATACCGCTCGGCCCACTCGCGGCTCAAGAGCCCCGTCAGAATCCGGGATCCGTCCAGCGGGAAGATCGGGATCAGGTTGAACGCCGCGAGCCCGAGATTGACGACGACGCTTCCTTCGGCCATGTAGAGCAGGAGCCTCTCCATCGTGCCGGCCATGTGGACCGGCGCGGCGAATCGGACGATCGTTCCGAAAAGGAACGCCAGAATCAGGTTCGAGATCGGCCCGGCGAGCGCGATCCACATCATGTCCCGGCGGGGGTGCCCGAGGTAGCGCTCGTCGACGGGGACCGGCTTCGCCCAGCCGATCCTCTGCGTCAGGACGAACACGATTGTCCCGGTCACGTCCAGGTGCGCGATCGGGTTGAGCGTCAGGCGCCCCAGCAACCTCGCCGTCGGGTCGCCGAGACGGGTGGCAACGTAGGCGTGGCTGTATTCGTGAAAGGTGAGGGCGAAGAGAAGCGGCGGAATCATCAGGAGGATGCCCGTTACATCGCCCACCGACCCTCCTCCCTCCCCTGCCCGCCTCGGCCGGCGAGGTTCGTTAGAGCTTGGACTCGCTCTTCACGGGCGTGACGGTCGCCTCGCAAGAGTGAGCGAACCAGCGCTCCGCGGCCGCCCGGACGCTCTCGGGATTCAACTTGAGCAGCGACTCCTCGAACCGGCGGGGAAAATCGTAGCCCTCGCCCGCCACCTCGAACTGGGACATCGAGCGCGCGCGTACGAGCGGGTCGTTTTGGTTCGCGAAGGTGCCGTTCTGGACCCGTTTCAGCTGCGCGATCCATTCCCCTTCGTCGAGCGGCTGAGTTCTCAGGCGGCTCATGACCGCCGCGACCGTGTCACGGGCCGCTCCGAGCTTGCTCGGCGCGGATCCGAGGTAGACGGCGATGGAGGAGCGTCTCGGGTAGGGCGCATAGATCACACCGACCGTGGCGGCGAGCCCCCTCTGCGGCAGCCAGAACGCGATCGGAGAGCGATCCCCCGAAGCGAGATAGGACTCGATGATCTTGAACGCAGGATAGTCGGGGTCCCCGTAGCCGGGGGCGGCGTAGCCGTAGGTGAGGCATGAGGCGAGAATATCCCGCTCCGCGGTCATGCTCGTGTCCGCGGCGAGAGGGATGGGATCCCCCGCGACCGGCCGGAGCGCCGCCCCGCGCGGCACCGCGGCGAAGGCTTTCTCGAGGCGCGCCATCACCTTCTTGCCGTCGAAGTTCCCCACGAAGCAAACCGCCATGTTCCCGCCGACGAAGTACCGCTGATATTGGGCGAGGACATCCCTTCGGCGGCAGTCGGCGATTCCGGAGACCGTCCCCGCCACCGGGCGCGCCAGAGGGCTGCCCCGGTACATGGCCCCGAGATACATCGAGTAGGCCGCCTTGATCGGGCTCTCCCCTTCCCCGGCCGCCACCGTCAGCGCTCGCTGTCGTGAAGCATCCACCGCGGTGTCCGGGAAGGAAGGCTCCAGCACGCACTCGGCCAGGAGATCGATCGCCGCGTCCACCTGCTCGCGTTTCGTGGTGATCGCGATCTGACCCAGGTCGGGTCCCGCCCCGGATTCAAGGCTCGCGTCGGCCGCGAGGAGCCTCAGGGCGAACTCCGCCGGCGGGTGCTTCTGCGTACCGGCCACGATCGACTTGATCAGCACCTGGGAGCGGCCCGCCTCCTCATCGGTTTCGTAGATCGAGCC
This window contains:
- a CDS encoding insulinase family protein translates to MPAQHRKFQSIKGFRPLLATVAAILLLLPGSARSQDDRAVPQAKPPARVPIYDPGAPVQKKVLKNGLTILVQEERTSERVAGAVALRMGSIYETDEEAGRSQVLIKSIVAGTQKHPPAEFALRLLAADASLESGAGPDLGQIAITTKREQVDAAIDLLAECVLEPSFPDTAVDASRQRALTVAAGEGESPIKAAYSMYLGAMYRGSPLARPVAGTVSGIADCRRRDVLAQYQRYFVGGNMAVCFVGNFDGKKVMARLEKAFAAVPRGAALRPVAGDPIPLAADTSMTAERDILASCLTYGYAAPGYGDPDYPAFKIIESYLASGDRSPIAFWLPQRGLAATVGVIYAPYPRRSSIAVYLGSAPSKLGAARDTVAAVMSRLRTQPLDEGEWIAQLKRVQNGTFANQNDPLVRARSMSQFEVAGEGYDFPRRFEESLLKLNPESVRAAAERWFAHSCEATVTPVKSESKL
- the trpS gene encoding tryptophan--tRNA ligase; amino-acid sequence: MRPTGRLHLGNYLGALQNWVELQGTCENLHMVADWHALTTDYEHVEEIGPNTLEMVTDWLAAGIDPEKSPVFIQSHVKEHAELHLLFSMLVTTSRLERNPTVKEQVRDLHLEETVSYGHLGYPVLQAADILLYKANLVPVGEDQVPHIEMTREIARKFNSLYGEVFPIPAPKLTQFARVPGLDGRRMSKSLDNAIYLSDSPETIAAKVRTAYTDPKKIRANDPGHPEGCVVFAYHQAFNAANAPQIAADCRAGRLGCVANKKDLAAILAEQLRPFRERRRELEARPERVREALKMGEERARKIAQETMREVREAMKLP